A genomic segment from Canis lupus baileyi chromosome 13, mCanLup2.hap1, whole genome shotgun sequence encodes:
- the TOX4 gene encoding TOX high mobility group box family member 4, with translation MEFPGGNDNYLTITGPSHPFLSGAETFHTPSLGDEEFEIPPISLDSDPSLAVSDVVGHFDDLADPSSSQDGSFSAQYGVQTLDMPVGMTHGLMEQGGGLLSGGLTMDLDHSIGTQYSANPPVTIDVPMADMTSGLMGHSQLTTIDQSELSSQLGLSLGGGTILPPAQSPEDRLSTTPSPTSSLHEDGVEDFRRQVPSQKTVVVEAGKKQKAPKKRKKKDPNEPQKPVSAYALFFRDTQAAIKGQNPNATFGEVSKIVASMWDSLGEEQKQVYKRKTEAAKKEYLKALAAYKDNQECQATVETVELDPVPPSQTPSPPPMATVDPASPAPATTEPPALSPSIVVNSTLSSYVANQASSGAGGQPNITKLIITKQMLPSSITMSQGGMVTVIPATVVTSRGIQLGQTSTATIQPSQQAQIVTRSVLQAAAAAAASMQLPPPRLQPPPLQQMPQPPTQQQVTILQQPPPLQAMQQPPPQKVRINLQQQPPPLQIKIVPPPTLKMQTTLVPPTVESSPERPVNNSPEAHTVEETSPETICEMITDVVPEVESPSQMDVELVSGSPVTLSPQPRCVRSGCENPPVVSKDWDNEYCSNECVVKHCRDVFLAWVASRNSNTVVFVK, from the exons ACATTCCATACTCCGAGCTTGGGAGATGAGGAATTTGAAATCCCACCTATCTCCTTGGATTCTGACCCCTCGCTGGCTGTTTCGGATGTGGTCGGCCACTTTGATGACCTAGCagacccctcctcctcccaggatGGCAGCTTTTCAGCCCAGTATGGGGTCCAGACATTGGACATGCCTGTGGGCATGACCCATGGCTTGATGGAGCAGGGCGGGGGGCTCCTGAGTGGGGGCTTGACCATG gACTTGGACCATTCTATAGGAACTCAGTATAGTGCCAACCCACCTGTTACAATTGATGTACCAATGGCAGACATGACATCTGGCTTGATGGGGCATAGCCAGTTGACCACCATTGATCAGTCAGAACTGAGTTCTCAACTTGGTTTGAGCTTAGGGGGTGGCACCATCCTGCCACCTGCCCAGTCACCTGAGGATCGTCTTTCAACCACCCCTTCACCTACTAGTTCACTTCATGAGGATGGTGTTGAGGATTTCCGGAGG CAAGTTCCCAGCCAGAAGACCGTTGTGGTGGAAGCAGGAAAAAAGCAGAAGgccccaaagaagagaaaaaagaaagatcctaaTGAACCCCAGAAGCCAGTTTCAGCATATGCTTTATTCTTTCGTGATACACAGGCTGCCATCAAGGGACAGAATCCCAATGCCACTTTTGGGGAGGTTTCAAAAATTGTGGCCTCCATGTGGGATAGTCTTGGAGAGGAGCAAAAACAG GTGTATAAGAGGAAAACTGAAGCTGCCAAGAAAGAGTATCTGAAGGCTCTGGCTGCATATAAAGACAATCAAGAGTGTCAG gccactgtggaaacagtagAATTGGATCCAGTGCCACCGTCACAGACGCCTTCTCCACCTCCTATGGCTACTGTTGACCCAGCATCTCCAGCACCAGCCACAACAGagccccctgccctgtccccttcCATTGTTGTTAACTCCACTCTTTCCTCGTATGTGGCAAACCAGGCATCTTCTGGGGCCGGAGGTCAGCCCAATATCACCAAGTTGATTATTACCAAACAGATGTTACCCTCTTCTATTACTATGTCTCAAGGAGGGATGGTTACTGTTATCCCAGCCACAGTGGTGACCTCCCGGGGGATCCAACTAGGCCAAACCAGTACAGCCACCATCCAGCCCAGTCAGCAAGCCCAAATTGTCACTCGCTCAGTGTTGcaggcagcggcagcggcagctgCTTCTATGCAACTGCCTCCACCTCGACTACAACCCCCTCCACTGCAACAGATGCCTCAGCCCCCCACTCAGCAGCAAGTGACCATCCTTCAGCAGCCTCCCCCACTTCAGGCCATGCAACAGCCTCCACCTCAGAAAGTCCGAATCAATTTACAGCAACAGCCACCTCCTCTGCAGATCAAAATTGTACCTCCACCCACTCTGAAAATGCAGACAACCTTAGTCCCACCAACTGTGGAAAGTAGTCCTGAGCGGCCTGTGAACAACAGCCCTGAGGCCCACACAGTAGAGGAAACCTCTCCTGAGACGATCTGTGAGATGATCACAGATGTAGTTCCTGAG gTTGAATCTCCTTCTCAAATGGATGTTGAATTGGTGAGTGGGTCTCCTGTGACCCTCTCACCCCAGCCTCGATGTGTGAGGTCCGGCTGTGAGAACCCTCCGGTTGTGAGTAAGGACTGGGACAATGAGTACTGCAGCAATGAATGTGTGGTGAAGCACTGCAG GGATGTCTTCTTGGCCTGGGTGGCTTCTAGAAATTCAAACACAGTGGTGTTTGTGAAGTAG